The Equus przewalskii isolate Varuska chromosome 4, EquPr2, whole genome shotgun sequence region TGGGTGAGGTATATAGATTTCTGATGGTCCATCCTGATCCACAGAAAGAACAGATACAAGGCAGAGGAATGGACAAACTACACATCCTTCAAACTATAGCAATTTGGGCTTCGGTAAAAGCTTAATAAGAGATAAGAGTGTCAACAGAATGAGGTAGAAATCTCTGGTGAGCACCTGGAAGTTATATACTCTGTGGTGATGGGTGAGGATGGATCCACATCCACAAGAGTTAGCTATCACATGAGCACAGCACAGATGACATCCTTTCATGAAAATCAAGGAGCCTAATTAAAAGTCATCCCACATCTGCAGGGGAGGGCTCCAGTAATTAAAGGGCATGGACAAAATGCACGAAATACATACGGAAGGCAGACACACggaaaaatatttacttgtacatatatgtaaagaaatgcaaaccaaaagaTGCTATCATTTAGCAACTAAAGCTAAGCAAAAGTaaagaataactttaaaaattcaatattgtGTGGATTTTAAGAAAAGAGTTATATTCAAAATTCGttagaaagaagcaaaatatcCCCAAATAAGGGAAACAGTTAAGTAAACTAGGCTATATTAGTGTATCTGTGCATAAAAACGATCATGCATGATCAATGTGAACAAAGTAGAAAGACACTTATGGAAtaacaagtaaaaaaaataaagagtataaAGTGTACGCACTCTATAAATACATTTGTGTAAatgcataaatgtgtgtgtgaaggtaaaatgtgtgtatatgtggaaAAACACTTGGCTGGGTCACACAAGCAGCAGAAACCTACCCCCTTCAGAGCTCCGGCCAGGCAACCTGGGGAAAGCTCTGGGGGCTGCAGGCAGAGACGCCGTCTCCAGGGTCAGCCCTGGGCTGACCCCACGCACACTCAGGTTTTACCCCCTCTTTGCCTGCACAATGTCCAACCTCATCCCCAACCTCCCATTCCCAATTTTATCCTCCCAATctgacattttctccttttccatcttctttaattctcacaacaacctggGAGGTAGGTTTTATCCAGGCCACTATTAATaaacaattaaatgaataaatggttaCAAATTAAAGCTCAACAGAAGCTTTGTTTTCAGACCTTCCAACTGGACAAGCTTCTTCTCATTTCACTGCCATCCTTTAAGGTTTACCTGCGCACGACTTCTTGGCTGACTGAGCAGGGACAGAAACAGGAGGACTGGCTCCTGCAGCCCCAGCTACGTGTACTCCTTGTTTCTCAACGCCCTGTGAATTCTCGGCAGAAGCAGTTGAATTATCTAAAAAGATGAGCAAAGAGACGAGCTTTCCTAAGACACCACTTTTATCactctaaatttcattttatttggggaACATCAGCCCAGCTAATCAAATCTCAGACAAAACTCTCAACACTCTTGATTTGAAGCATTTGCGtcttctggattaaaaaaaaaaagtatctatcTATGTATTTCAACAGAAGCAGAAAGACACTATTTCATGGGAGAGACCCACTAAATAAGACCAGAGGAAGATAATGACAGACCTCATACATAGCACAATGTAGAAGGTGTCTGCCACCACACAGGGTTCCCTAGAGCCCTGCCTCTTTTCAAACCACCTGCTCATAAAGTCAGCCACTACCATCCCAACATGAGAAAATCCATCTTAAAAGCTTAGAGACCCTGACTTTGGTGATTTGGCTTTCCCATCAGCAATTCTCCTAAGCCCACAACCCACTGAAAGCAAATCTAACAAGTAACCTGAATGCATTAGAATTAAAGGAACACCAAACCACACTTTGTAGACCTTAAGAAATGACAGACTACACAGCAATATGGGAAGATATTTGCGATGTTAGATAAAGTGAAAATTTAAGACGCTAAACTGATGCATGCTTTGACCACAACTGGACTAGTATTTGTATAGTAAGAGGACTGAAGAGCCTGCAACTAAATGGTAACAATTACTGTGGATTAGAGAGAGTGGAGTCATgtgcaatttttatttctactctctattttccaaatatttctgtaatgtggttaaaatttcctaaaaattaaaaaagataaaactttaatttgatttaataCAAGAAAGCCCTCCCTGCATTATCCTTTCTTTCCTAGTCACTGGcccacctccctcctctttttccctAACGAAACTACCTCCTCCCTGACTGGTGCTTACTGAGGAGCTACACTGCTCAAACACTGGGGCAGAAGCCTGTGGCTGGCAGCACTGAAAATAAaccccatcccttccttccttgtgttAGAATCACAGTTCCATACCACAAAATGTTCAACGTCCTAAGTAAGCTTCCCCAAAGACAGAGCAGCACTTAACCTATGAAGTGCTTTCTCCCCAGACTCACTTTCAGGTCAAAACTGCATCGTTGACAATGCTTTATCTCCCTCTGATCCACTCACCTTTATTTTCGAGCATCTTGTGCAGCTTCATGTGCCTGTAGGTGGAGATTATCTGAAAGTTAACGACACTCGGGATATTCAGACCCTGGTCCTGCAGCAGCTTCAGGGCCGCAGCATGAATGAGCTGATGGGACCGTGTGCACTTCTGAAGTCTGCACTCCCCCCTGACGAAGGACTTGCACACGTGGAACTTGTTGCATTTATCCTTGAGGTTGCAGTAACCATACAACGCTTCACCTTTGTTGTAGAGTAAACAGACCTGGTAGAGCAATGAGGCAACACTTAAAACAGTCGTTTTCACTGTATCTCTTAAGCCAATAAATGATAGATTCTCTAAATGGCAACTTCTCGTCATGAATGGCTGTTAAAATCAGTGGATGAAAGGCAGATGGGTACTGTAATGGTACCCCCATCCGGACCTCCCCCAGCTCCACTGAGGCACAGGCTGCTCCTCTCTGATCTCGACCCTCAGTTGACCCGGCCTCTTCACCCACATCCTGTAGCCAGTGAGTGAATTCTAGGCAGGTACAAAAGGCTGGCCCCCTTGCCTCAAGGCCAGAACAATTCTTCAGTGTAATTTCTGCTCCAGAACCTTGCGAAGAATCAAGTCAAGGTCAGACTTTTTACCCTGCTTGTAGCTTTCCCTTCCCTGTATCCTGCTTCGGTCTTTTACACCTCACAGAATTTTCCCGAGGAGCCCAACTTCAATAAATCACAGGCACCTAAATCCCCAAGtcaggctctgcttccagggaaACCAATCCAGACAGGCAGCGCGAGCAGATAACTTATCATCCAGACAAGGACATTTTTCAGGGAGCAGTATTAATAACACATTGGGACAACTAATGTAAACCGGGTCTGTCCCAGGCAAACCAAGCGCCTCCGGATGGGGAACTTCACAATGATGGATCAGCCTGTCAACCCTAAAACCACGAATCAATCTTAACCTCGCACAGAAAAAGATAACCCAACATTGCGTACCTCCTGATGGGACACATTAGGAAACACAACTGTCCAGGTTTTAGCAGGAAGGTCTGACATCGCtggaaacccctcagtcccaggcaagcGGGGACTTGCCCTAACAATGCACCACACGTACAAAAAATTCTTGCTACAAAAATCAAACCTAAACCCAGTCAATCCTCCAGATTTAACTATCAATTTATAGTAAACTCAGGGGGTAGAGGAACTTGTTCAATGATATTAGAGGAATGCAATCAGTCAAACCTAAAGCATGGGAAGTTCTACTGGAAACAGATGACCTGGTTTAAAACAAAATGGTATCCTACCTATAACTGTGATGCCACTTTTCTAAAATGAACTCATAGTATTAGAGCAATTCCTATCTCCCCCAAAGAATTCCTATAAAACAGTTTTAGGAACTTAAATGACTCTAAAACTTatctgaaaaaggaaacaagtgagaattgattaaagaaaaaaatggaaaaagaagaataatgggCATAGACTTGTACCATCATATATTAAAATGCACACCACTTTAATTCAACAGTGTGATAATATGTGAAGAATGTACAGGAGATCAAGGAAAAGAGATCCTAGACCTAACCCCAAAATCAGAATCATCTATTCTTAAAGATTTGTTAGAGCTGAATGGTAAAACTATGAgcctaatgttttcttttttttcttttaaagattttatttttcctttttctccccaaagccccccggttcatagttgtatatttttagttgtgagtccttctagttgtggcatgtgggacgccgcctcagtatggcttgatgagtggtgccatgtccgcgcccaggatccaaaccagcaaaaccctgggccgccaaagcagagcgtgcgaacttaaccactcagccacggggccggccccctaacaTTTTCTTGTAGAAGACTTTTAACTAATACTCTGGTTTTTTGggttttcaaaagttttattttagtgctttattttcaaaaaactattctggctttctatttcttctcgaATCAATTTTGAtgagttatatttttctagaaatttgtccatttcatgtaagttttcaaatatatCACTACAGCATTTTCATATTTCCAATGTGTGTGTTTTCCCACACTACCCAGCAATTCTCATACTGACCGGGTGTCCCACAAATTTAAtaattctgacactatctccaggatAGTATAAATActagatcccacaggttaagggctcagtcccacaagactgcacCTACTTCAAACGTCAAtcccaagtccaggttgtcacctatgCCTCTGACCTACTGGCTATAGATCGGAAGTTCCTAGGACCCCCtctttgggttcaattaatttgctagaaaggtcacagaactcagaggaacATTTTTACTTACCAGAatatcagtttattataaaaggatataactcaggaacagccagatggaagagatgcatggggAAGGTAAGTGAGAGCAGCACGGAGATTCCACTCTCCCTTTTGGGTTTTTACAGAGGCTTCATTACGTAGGCAGGACtggttaaatcattggccactggtaactcctccctcccctcctaggaggtgggggtgggactgAGAGTCCCAACCTGCTGATCAcatggctggttctcctggcaaccagcccccatccttaagTGACCGAGGGGCTTTTCAAAAACCTGCATCactctcaacacttaggaaattccaagggtttgaggggctctgtgccaggaaaagggatgaagaccaaatatagatttcttactataaatcacaatattcgtcccttattgattttttattgtgtACTACATCTGTATTATGTACTGTATCTTGAGGAGAGTGGTAAAAAGGGGTCATTAGGCATTTTCACACTAGAGATGTGAGGTACCATTTGTGCCTCATCCACCGTGCTCGTCTATGGTCCCTGCTGTCCAAGTGGCCATGTTTTGTGCCACATGACACACGCCTCCAGACCCAGCGGATGGGACCAGGGGTGGGCTCCTGTCCTAAGTGCAGCCAACCCATTGGCTGCTCACAAAACACTGAAGTGGAGTATAGGAGTATAGGAGTATAGTAGAACACTGGGGAGAAGGCATAAAGAAAGAGATTCAATAGGATTAACaacataaaaatgtgaaacttCTATAAGccaaaaaaattcataaaaactaAAGGGTAAATAGAGGTTGCACTGCCCCTTCCctctgagagaggaaggaatggaCCCTGCCTCCTAGCCgctgccatcctcctctcccttcctgcccatCACCTGCTCCACCTGCTGCTTGGATGACCTCTGGCAACATGGCTGGAATGTATCTGGCTCATAACCATGACCTACCACACCTGGCTTCAAAACCTGAAGAAATTAGAAAGGAGATGGATGCCAAGAAGAAAGCTCTTGGCTCCTAAGGGTGACTCCAGCGCTGCCTTCTGGGTACAGACTGCTGCCTTGACGGCAGCCTCTGCCATCTGAACCAAAGGCTCCAGCTCATACCTCCAGCCTTGTCTTTCCTCCCTTCTAGACCCTGAAATTCCTTAGAGTTAAAATGAGACCACAATCGTGAACTACCCTCTATTTTCCCAAtaccttcccttttttccaccCCTCTCCCAGCAACTTGAGAATATAACCtcgggccctccaggaccagttaaCTGACctcatcttatcaacagagtaattaagagtgggtttttacatatgatccagctattccactgctgggtatttatccaaagaacttgaaaacacaaaggcataaagatacttgcacccctatgttcattgcggcattatacagaatagccaagacgtggaagcaacctaggtgcccaacaagggacgaatggataaagaagatgtggtatttatacacgatggactactactcagccataagaaatgacgaaatccagccacttgtgacaacatggatggaccttgagggtattatgctgagtgaaaaagtcagagggagaaagtcaaataccatatgatctcactcataagtagaagataaaaacgacaaaaaaaaaaaacacatagcattggagattggactggtggttatcattggggaaggagggaggggggagggcaaaaggggtgattagggtcacatgtgaggggatgcactataattagtgttcgggtggtgaacacaatgtaatgtatctagaatttgaaatatgatgtacatcccaaaaaaacaaaaatattaaaaaaaaaaagagtgggttTTTAGGAACTGACACCTCTTGTCCAGTTCaagccagttgagaccaccaacccatcactGGGGCCTACGAAAATGCTCGATAAGTGACTTTTTGACGTCAtggagctaaaaactccaccctcagatcatggtaatgccgccattttgtgaacatgcatcctacgtagaggcatgaagcttgactatgctcACACAGAACATCAAtttcctcacttctccttacctctgATCattatctccacacttcagaccaccctgcccttcatcccataaattgtgccccaagccctggatcagggagacagatctgagagcatataACCCTGTCTCCTGGCAGATTGATCTCacaaaataaagctgatttcttttccccaaagctgatgccataataattggcgTTTTGTAATGCACATCAGGAAGAGAATCCCAATTTTGTGCGGTAATGAGAATGACTATGATAGAATCATTGTGCTAGATTAGAAAACTCTACTTTTCATTTGTGCTCTCTTGTAATACCTTCTTTTAGGGGTCcaactattttgttttaaaaaaattcttgtgtggggccagccaggtggcatagtggttaagttcccacactctgctttggtagccctgAGTTCATAGGTTTGAATCTTGGGCgcaaacctacacaccgctcatcaagccacgctgtggcagcatcctacacaaaatagaggaagattggcacagatgttagctcagcgacaatcttcctcaccaaaaaaatatgtatatatatttcttgtgTACAGCTAAACAGATACAAACATGCTAATTTTACCAAGATAGCTGTTATAATGGGTACTTTTTTAAGCATTTGAAACTAAATCATGTTGTTtcaaagcaattaaaattaatatctaaAGCCCCAAAAAAGTAAATGGGGAAAACACTTGCAACAAATGTGACCAAAAAAGAGATTTATATTATGAAAGACATCTTATAAATTAACAGGCAAAGACAAGTGCCTCAACggaaaaataggcaaaagcaTACACAGGCAATTCACAAAACACAGACTTCATAGTCAGACAGAGCTAAATTCAAATTCGCCATTTActccgtgaccttgggcaagtcatttaatctatctgagcctcagtttcctcacgtgtaaaatggggacaagaacATCTCACTCACAGGTTATGAATGAGCTAAGGTATACAAATTGCTTAGCATtcagtaagcactcaaaaaacCAGTAGCCATGATTATTTCTATACCACAGAAGTCCATCACTCCCTGTGTATCAAAGCCCAATAAAACCATAGACATTCCAGAAAAATCAGCACTGTTCCATAACACCCCTATACACCTCAGGCTGTCCTCTGCAAGTAGACTTTCCATGTTCCCCCCAACATCTCTCAGGGTACAGGCAATATGCGGGTGACTCTTTGGTGACTCACCTCTGGTAAAAGGCAGGGGTCATTCTGCAAAAGCAGGATCCGAAGCTGAGCCTCATTGAGGCCGAAAAGGCCGTGGTTTTTCAGGACTTGGATGTTGACCGGTGTGTGGATATCATGGGAGAGGGTACAGGTAGACCTGGGGGAACACGAAGCTCTGATCAGAGGCTCAGGCGAAGGAGGGCCAGTCGGTCAGATTCCTGGCCTAGGGCCACTTGCCACTTGCATGTGAAGTTAAACAATTTCCATGAACCACAGATACCGCAGCCTAATAAGTTCTGACAAGGAGAAAGCTGGGTTGAAACAACTCCCCTCCCAGggtcattttcatttaaatgaggCCGCCTCGGAGCCCAGGAaacccctgccccagccagctGCCTGGACGGACGGTGTTGACCAGTTCTGTGGGTGCCCGCACGGGCCTTCTCCACCCCTAACAGCTGCTCGCCCCCAAGCCCACCACCGCTCAGAAGAGCGAGAGCCCCCAGCTCGCTTTGGGGGCTGGAGTAAACCAAAGAAGACTGCAGGCAGGAGGCAGCCCCGACGACCTCCCCACACCATCCCGCCCTCAGTTTCCCGGGGGGTCAAACTAGATCAGGCTTTCTACATGGAGAGAGCACAGCCTCGCTTCTGGAAAATTGTGTCTTAGGTGGGAAGGAGCAATCTCTGAATAAAGAGGCCACGGGGCTCGTAGGACCTGCAACGCCCCCGAAAGGCCCACTGGAGTAAATGAACTCCCAAGTCCCAAGCCAGTCCTGGTTGATCCCGGCCATGTTGTGCGGGACCCGGGGGCAGGGGCTGCAAGGTTTTGGCGAGAGGTGTGAGCAACCCAGATGGACACGACCCCCGCCTCACGGCGCGCGGGGGCGAGGAGCGCAGAGGAGGCCTCCCCAGAGGACCCGGAGGGCCCTTCCCTTCCGCCCCGCCGGAGGGGGTCGCCCGGCCCCACGGCCCTCTTCCCATTGCCCGGGGCTCTGCTTGCAGCCGGACCGGCCAGGCCCGCGGCCCCGCGCGGCGATCGCGCCCCCGCCCCGGGAGGCCGCCGCGTcccgcccgccgcgccgccgcctcACCAGCAGTCGCGGTTCGGGCACTTGCCCAGCATGTGCCGGCGGCAGAGGTGCAGCTGGTCGCAGGCCTTGCACTCGCCGCGCTGGTAGCGGGCGCAGAGGCGCACGGAGGACACGGCCACCACCCTCCAGGCCGAgggcccgccgccgcccgcgccagccgcgcccgccgccgcctcgGCCTCGGCGTCCCAGAGGCCCTCCCGCATCTCCACCTCCTGCAGCAGGAAGCGCTCGGGCCCGGCCTGGCGCAGCACCGCCCGCAGCCGCGCCTCCGACAGCTCCACGTTGCCGCGCAGGTCCTGGAGGAACATGCGGCCGCCGTTGGCGCACAGCACCTTGGTGAGGAAGGAGCACACCGTGGGCTCCGCCATGCTCGCCGCCCGGGCCCTGGCGGCCAGCGCGCGAGCCGAGGCGGGCAGACTCCTCCCAGTCACGTCCACGGCTCAGAGCCCCCTCCGGCCGGGCCTGGGGAGGCGGGGCGGCGGCCGTGGCCGCGGCGGTGGAAGGAGGGCCCTGGGCGCGCGGCCCTCCCCTGGACGCCCATCAGGCGGGGACAGCGTCTACCGGGAGCCTGCTCGGGGGCCAGGCGTTGCCTTGAGGGACGTGTGCGGTGCAGTCAGGACGTGCAAGCACACGAGGGAATTTGAGTGCTGGGAAGGGCTGCGAGGAAGATGAAATAGGTAATGTGGCAGAAGGTGCGTGGCTGGGTGGCTTAGGGAGTCGGCAGGCCACTAGCcgctgtggctgttgagcacttgagaTGTGACCCGTCCGAACTGAGATGTGGTAGGAGCGTGAAATACACACAGTGGATTTCGAAGATTTAGaatgaaaagaatgtgaaatatcatTAATAACTTTATATTAATCACgttaaattgataaataatattttattaccagttcatctgtttcttttacttttccaatGTAGCCATGAGGAAATTTTAAGTTATGTATGGTGGCTCACTTTATGTTTCTTTTGGACGGCACTGGTCTAGACCTGTACATTTATTGAGTAGCTGTCCTTTGCCCGACACCATGCtcattcaatgaacattttttgAGCCACCTGCTAATGCAGCGACAgagtacaaagatgaataagacataatCGAGGAACTCGAGCAGCCTGGTTGCTATGGTTCGGGgtggttgtgagggttaaatggcTTAATGTCATGTCAGAAGCTCAAGAGGAAGGCAACTGCTCAGATGCTGGGAGGCCTTCTCTGCCATGCTGAGAAACGTGGACTTACACACGTGCTCAAGACTGCAAAGCCACTGAAGAGATTGCAGCTTCGGAGTGATGTcatccctctgcccagaatgcttTCCCTCTGATCTAGATGTTTCCTTTTTGTCATTCAGCTCTGACCTTAAATGTCTTCTCTTCAGCAAGGCCTCTCCTGACGTGCAAATCTAAAGTAGTTCGCCGTTCTTTGCATGGAACATATcacagataatttttctttttgtttatttatatatctgtGGAAGTCAAGCCCATGAAAGCAGGATctcgtttgttttgtttgttactGTATTTCCAAACTTCAAACAGTGCCTGGCCGGACTGTAGTATGAGTGTTTTAGAAAGATGCCTGGCAGCAATAAGAATGGATTTCTAGCAAAGCAAGACAAGATAAGGAATAATGGAAGAGAAACAGGCTTTGAGGACTATAATCTTCGTTTTTATTGTGTGGAGTTTGCAGTGCACTTTGTGTGGAGCAAGATAAGATGCTCAGTAGGCAGTTGTATACACACATCTAGAGCTTAAGAAAGATGAGAGGGGAACATAGATTTGAGGCACATCAGATTATTAGGTCATTGAAGATGTGAGGGTTAATAAGATCACCCAGCAAAAATGAAGAGCGTGAAAAGCAGAGGTGAGAGGATAGCACTTTGTGGAATAGCTGCATTAAAgaaacagagggaggaggagaaaactcAGAAGGAAACTGGCAGTAGCTTTTAATGTCTTGCCTATGTGCCTTTGGCGCTCAGCATTTGCACCTGGACGCTCTGCCTAAGGTCTTTTTCCC contains the following coding sequences:
- the ZC3HAV1L gene encoding zinc finger CCCH-type antiviral protein 1-like isoform X1, with translation MAEPTVCSFLTKVLCANGGRMFLQDLRGNVELSEARLRAVLRQAGPERFLLQEVEMREGLWDAEAEAAAGAAGAGGGGPSAWRVVAVSSVRLCARYQRGECKACDQLHLCRRHMLGKCPNRDCWSTCTLSHDIHTPVNIQVLKNHGLFGLNEAQLRILLLQNDPCLLPEVCLLYNKGEALYGYCNLKDKCNKFHVCKSFVRGECRLQKCTRSHQLIHAAALKLLQDQGLNIPSVVNFQIISTYRHMKLHKMLENKDNSTASAENSQGVEKQGVHVAGAAGASPPVSVPAQSAKKSCAAQKVIASECCAGVWVVPLPTLETDIVLDLAEDFSGGNV
- the ZC3HAV1L gene encoding zinc finger CCCH-type antiviral protein 1-like isoform X2, yielding MAEPTVCSFLTKVLCANGGRMFLQDLRGNVELSEARLRAVLRQAGPERFLLQEVEMREGLWDAEAEAAAGAAGAGGGGPSAWRVVAVSSVRLCARYQRGECKACDQLHLCRRHMLGKCPNRDCWSTCTLSHDIHTPVNIQVLKNHGLFGLNEAQLRILLLQNDPCLLPEVCLLYNKGEALYGYCNLKDKCNKFHVCKSFVRGECRLQKCTRSHQLIHAAALKLLQDQGLNIPSVVNFQIISTYRHMKLHKMLENKDNSTASAENSQGVEKQGVHVAGAAGASPPVSVPAQSAKKSCAGKP
- the ZC3HAV1L gene encoding zinc finger CCCH-type antiviral protein 1-like isoform X3, producing MAEPTVCSFLTKVLCANGGRMFLQDLRGNVELSEARLRAVLRQAGPERFLLQEVEMREGLWDAEAEAAAGAAGAGGGGPSAWRVVAVSSVRLCARYQRGECKACDQLHLCRRHMLGKCPNRDCWSTCTLSHDIHTPVNIQVLKNHGLFGLNEAQLRILLLQNDPCLLPEVCLLYNKGEALYGYCNLKDKCNKFHVCKSFVRGECRLQKCTRSHQLIHAAALKLLQDQGLNIPSVVNFQIISTYRHMKLHKMLENKDNSTASAENSQGVEKQGVHVAGAAGASPPVSVPAQSAKKSCAG